ATGGACATGGAGCTTCTCGCGGAATCACGCCTCGTCCGCGACGTCACCAGATCCCTGAAGAACGAAACACTCGTACGGGAGATGAACCTGCGTTTCCTGGACATCGTCAGGAAGAACAGTGTCTATACGTCCATTAACCTCATCGACCGGGACGCCTGGTGCATTGCGTCCTCTTATCCCGACCGCATAGGATATTCGCCCATGCGTCAGATGGTCGCCACGCGTCCTGATTTCAAGGCTGCCATCGCCGGGCAGGGGACAATCTCCCAGGTTATCCTGAGCCACGGCACGGGGCGCCCCATCATAGCGATCAGCGTCCCCGTCAGGGAAGACGGCAAGGTCGTGGCCGTGGTGCGCTCCACCCTGGACCTTGATCACATCAATGATCATTTCCTCGCTCCCCAGGAGACCATACTTGGAGGCAAGGCCTACGTCTACGACCCGTGGTTGGATATGAACCTGCCCAAGGGCTGGGTGGCCCCCAACGTAATACGGTCCAAACCATACATGCGGCCCGACATCCCCGACCTGCCGGAGTTGGCGACAAGCCGCAGCGGCATTGTCAGCTATTCCACGAGATCAGGCCGCCGCCTGGCTGCGTTCCTGAAAACCTCAGACCCTGAATTTCTGTTCGTGGTCGAAAGACCCCTGCGGGATGTTCTCGCGCCTATCGAGACAATGGGCAAGATCACATACGCGACCCTCGTTGTCATGCTCTTCACGATCACTATCGCCGTCTTCAGGATGGCCAATCCCCTCCTGAGAAAGCTGGAGGCATGCATGGCTTTCGTTGAGCACATCAAGGCCGGGATTCTCGACAAAAGACTGGAGGCAAAGGGTACTGACGAGATCTCCGGGCTTGCCCGGGGTCTCAACACAATGGCACAAAGCATCGAGGAGAGCCGCAACGCCCTGGAAGAGGCGGAACGTCTGTACCGTGGGCTGTTCGAGAACGCTGTAGAGGGAATATTCGTCACCGACGTGGAAGGCGTTGTGCTCAACGCCAACCCGGCCTTCGCATCCCTTCTGGGTTACCGTTCTCCGGCAGAACTGGTCGGCAGGAATGTGTCGCGCTACTACTCTTCCACGAGGCGCAACCGATTACTGGATATGCTTGAGAGCCAGGGAACGGTCAAGAATTTCGAAGTCCTCTTTCACCGGTGTGACGGATCTCAGAGGATGGGTTCCATCTACGCCAGGGCGGACAGGGACGATAAGGGAAGGATACTCCGAGTTCAGGGCATTCTCGACGATATCACGGAACAGAGAGAGATAGAAAAGGAGCGGCGCCGGGCGGAAGACGCCGAGCTTCGATCCGTTCAGGCAAAGCTTGAGGCACTCAGGTATCAGATCAATCCTCATTTCCTTTTCAACGTCCTCAATTCCTTAAGCGCCCTCGCCAGAATAAGCTCGCGGCAGACCGATCAGCTTATTCAACAACTCTCTCGCTATCTGCGTTCCACCATCTCCTCGAGCGAATCCGGCTTTGTGCCCTTAAGTCAGGAAATGGGGACCATAGAGAGCTATCTCAATATCGAGAAGGTCCGTTTTGAGGATGATCTGATGGTGAACATAGACCTTCCCTCGCAGGCTATGGATGTGCGGGTTCCCGAACTCATACTCCAGCCTATCGTGGAAAACGCCGTCAAGTACGGGACGAAGACATCGGAGTTGCCGCTTAAGATAACCATCGAAGGCTCGGTCACCGATGACCGCCTCCTTCTCCTGAAGGTCACCAACACCGGGTACTGGGTATCGACAGAGGATGAGGCAAGGACAAGGAAAGGGGTAGGTATCGAGAACCTCCGCAAGCGCCTGAGCCTCATCTATGCCAATCGGTACCTCTTTCAGACCGAGGAAGACTCTGGACTCGTCCGTGTTGTCCTCGGAGTACCTTTGGAAACGGGAGCCCGACAAGCACAGTCTCAGGCGTGAGGCTTTATCGGGTCGGGATT
This DNA window, taken from Syntrophorhabdus sp., encodes the following:
- a CDS encoding histidine kinase produces the protein MNFRTRLLIVVAVMIVVSVFLSSAITYVSARRHLESAARRQMEQTVALIAKQSQISLERFKMDMELLAESRLVRDVTRSLKNETLVREMNLRFLDIVRKNSVYTSINLIDRDAWCIASSYPDRIGYSPMRQMVATRPDFKAAIAGQGTISQVILSHGTGRPIIAISVPVREDGKVVAVVRSTLDLDHINDHFLAPQETILGGKAYVYDPWLDMNLPKGWVAPNVIRSKPYMRPDIPDLPELATSRSGIVSYSTRSGRRLAAFLKTSDPEFLFVVERPLRDVLAPIETMGKITYATLVVMLFTITIAVFRMANPLLRKLEACMAFVEHIKAGILDKRLEAKGTDEISGLARGLNTMAQSIEESRNALEEAERLYRGLFENAVEGIFVTDVEGVVLNANPAFASLLGYRSPAELVGRNVSRYYSSTRRNRLLDMLESQGTVKNFEVLFHRCDGSQRMGSIYARADRDDKGRILRVQGILDDITEQREIEKERRRAEDAELRSVQAKLEALRYQINPHFLFNVLNSLSALARISSRQTDQLIQQLSRYLRSTISSSESGFVPLSQEMGTIESYLNIEKVRFEDDLMVNIDLPSQAMDVRVPELILQPIVENAVKYGTKTSELPLKITIEGSVTDDRLLLLKVTNTGYWVSTEDEARTRKGVGIENLRKRLSLIYANRYLFQTEEDSGLVRVVLGVPLETGARQAQSQA